DNA from Gramella sp. MAR_2010_147:
ACCAGTCTCCCATCCCAGATAAACCTGAAATAATCCTGTGAAAGATTGGGCAGAGCAAACAGAAATATTAGCCGGAAAAGCACTGCAAAACCTATTAAAAGTCGAAGATCTGCTTTTAGCATATTTACCAGCTTATAACTTAGAAAGCACAGCGCAGTATATAGTAAAATTAGTCTTGGAAAATCTGACCGCTCCAATCCATAACCAAAAGAAAAGTAAAATGCGAGACAGGAAAGCGCCAGTAGAACGGGAAACTTATAAAGTTTAAGAAATTTCAAATCCATGAAGGGCAACAGGCTTTTGGCTAAAATATAAAAATTTAAGCTCTTAGGCTTTTAAAGAATACAAAGCCAAAGCCAGTAAATAGCATTAGGTGAAAGATTAACAATCCAAAATCATTCAGTTTAAAAGCACTCCATATCGCAAAACCAAAATACAGGAACAGGAGTCCCTCAAGGATTACATTCTTAGAAAACCTATTGGTTAAATAAGTGTTTCCTTTCCAGGAATCTTTTATAGAATTAATATTGAACTTAGGGGTCCTGATGAATTCAGACCTTTTCCCAAAATGACCTTCCAGAACGGCCAGTGAGTTATGCACCGAAAAACCCATAGCAATAGAAAAGAAGGTAATGAACATTCCCACAAATTTGAAAAAACTCTTTATGCTTTTTCCGTGAATTTTCGCATAGGCAACATAATAACAGGCAAAGAATATAAAGGTGCTAATGGCAAAACCCGCCATCACATTAAAATACCAGTGAAAGTTAGGGTTGCCATGTTTTATATATAATACCGGTACGCTTAGCACTGCCAGTAACAGCACAATTAAAAACATACTGGAGTTCAACAAATGAAAAAAGCCATGAAACTTGGTACTAAAAGAAACCGATTTATCCCTTAATAATTTTCCGTAATTTTTTCTGAAATTTTCAGCGGCTCCTTTGTTCCATCTAAACTGCTGACTCCTTGCCGCGCTAATTACCACGGGAAGTTCTGCCGGAGTTTCCACATCCTCCAGATATTTGAATTCCCAGTTCTTCATCTGGGCACGATAGCTAAGATCAAGATCTTCCGTTAAAGTGTCACCACTCCAATTCCCGGCGTCGAGAATACATTCTTTTCGCCAGATCCCCGCAGTACCGTTGAAATTAATGAAGTTCCTGCCAAAATTTCTACCGGTTTGTTCCAGTATAAAAT
Protein-coding regions in this window:
- a CDS encoding cellulose synthase family protein; the protein is MIDFAVILIYTLALLVIFIYSLSQLHLLINYLKSTKATDHSEKFDFSEEELPMVTIQLPLYNEYYVVERLLKNIGKINYPLDKLEIQVLDDSTDHSIEKTSGIILELQNSGLDIQHIRRENRTGFKAGALKEGLKIAKGEFVAVFDSDFVPGENWLMETLPYFKNPKIGVVQTRWGHLNRDYSLLTKIQAFALDFHFILEQTGRNFGRNFINFNGTAGIWRKECILDAGNWSGDTLTEDLDLSYRAQMKNWEFKYLEDVETPAELPVVISAARSQQFRWNKGAAENFRKNYGKLLRDKSVSFSTKFHGFFHLLNSSMFLIVLLLAVLSVPVLYIKHGNPNFHWYFNVMAGFAISTFIFFACYYVAYAKIHGKSIKSFFKFVGMFITFFSIAMGFSVHNSLAVLEGHFGKRSEFIRTPKFNINSIKDSWKGNTYLTNRFSKNVILEGLLFLYFGFAIWSAFKLNDFGLLIFHLMLFTGFGFVFFKSLRA